A stretch of the Parachlamydia acanthamoebae genome encodes the following:
- the floA gene encoding flotillin-like protein FloA (flotillin-like protein involved in membrane lipid rafts) has product MIMHLLAADISLELYILFIFLGIVAFIILGILGKFISLWFQAFVSGTPIGLFNIIGMSLRKIPPKLIVNARINAYKAGLKDISVADLETHFMAGGHVAEVVEAMIAADKANLNLDWRRATAIDLAGRDLKAAVQTSVNPKVIDCPSPGGYSVGVAKDGIQIKVRARVTVRTNIAQLVGGATEETIIARVGEGIVSAIGGSDTHLQVLESPQRISKVVLEKGLDSSTAFQILSIDIVEMDLGENIGAKLRAAKAQADMQIAQAEAEKRRAMAVAQEQENIAKIKDMEAKLVEAKASVPLAMAHAFEKGNLGIMDYQRIQNIQADTDMRTSIAQPEEKDKPIR; this is encoded by the coding sequence ATGATTATGCACCTTTTAGCAGCAGATATTAGTCTTGAACTCTATATCCTCTTTATTTTTTTAGGTATCGTTGCCTTCATTATATTGGGGATTTTGGGAAAATTTATTAGCCTTTGGTTTCAGGCGTTTGTTTCTGGAACTCCTATTGGCCTTTTCAACATTATTGGAATGAGCTTGCGTAAGATTCCTCCAAAGTTAATTGTTAATGCACGTATTAATGCTTATAAAGCAGGACTAAAGGATATTTCTGTGGCAGATTTGGAGACGCACTTTATGGCTGGTGGCCATGTTGCAGAAGTTGTTGAAGCAATGATTGCTGCCGATAAAGCAAATTTAAATTTGGATTGGCGTCGTGCAACTGCTATTGACTTGGCTGGACGTGACCTTAAAGCTGCCGTTCAAACATCTGTGAATCCTAAGGTAATCGACTGCCCAAGTCCAGGTGGCTATAGTGTTGGGGTCGCAAAAGATGGAATTCAAATTAAAGTGCGTGCTAGGGTGACGGTTAGAACAAACATTGCCCAGCTTGTAGGTGGGGCAACTGAAGAGACAATCATCGCACGTGTGGGTGAAGGAATTGTGAGTGCTATTGGTGGATCGGATACACATTTACAAGTTTTAGAATCTCCACAAAGAATTTCTAAAGTTGTGCTTGAGAAAGGATTAGATTCTTCTACTGCCTTCCAAATCTTATCTATTGATATTGTAGAAATGGATCTGGGAGAAAACATTGGAGCTAAACTGCGTGCAGCGAAAGCTCAAGCAGATATGCAAATTGCTCAAGCAGAAGCTGAAAAAAGACGTGCCATGGCTGTTGCGCAGGAACAAGAGAATATCGCCAAAATTAAAGATATGGAAGCCAAGCTTGTGGAAGCTAAAGCTTCAGTCCCTCTTGCTATGGCACATGCTTTTGAGAAGGGAAATTTGGGGATTATGGATTATCAACGCATCCAAAATATTCAAGCCGATACAGATATGCGTACCTCTATCGCTCAACCTGAAGAAAAAGACAAACCAATAAGATAA
- a CDS encoding NfeD family protein, which translates to MISILLLLIGLFLIVLEFYLPGAIMGILGAIAICISIVMFAVSSQSTWESLLFLIGAAALVVGVCKFMLWKIPRSQSGFSIYSDQDQSGYQASTYDSSLLGKRAIAFTDLKPGGLIILEGKRLQAISQSGYLIKGTDVLIIGGEGESLMVKVFNHTPLNPMTHKEV; encoded by the coding sequence ATGATTTCGATTTTGCTTTTATTGATTGGCCTTTTCTTAATTGTTTTAGAATTTTATCTCCCAGGAGCAATCATGGGGATCTTAGGTGCTATTGCCATCTGTATTAGTATTGTCATGTTTGCGGTATCCTCACAATCGACATGGGAATCACTCTTATTTTTGATTGGAGCTGCCGCTCTAGTTGTGGGAGTTTGCAAGTTTATGTTATGGAAAATCCCACGCAGCCAATCGGGCTTCAGCATTTATTCCGATCAAGATCAATCAGGTTATCAGGCCTCCACCTATGACAGTAGCTTATTAGGAAAACGCGCGATTGCGTTTACAGACTTAAAACCGGGGGGATTAATTATCCTTGAAGGAAAACGTTTACAGGCCATTTCTCAAAGTGGGTATTTGATAAAAGGAACCGATGTCTTAATTATCGGTGGTGAAGGAGAAAGTTTAATGGTCAAAGTTTTCAACCATACCCCTCTAAATCCAATGACACATAAGGAAGTATGA
- a CDS encoding NfeD family protein, producing MVKFKSLFSFILIFSVFSLSIFADEAQTPTWVWLKGHLDKDVLDQRKTAIDQAVQEGKRQFILLVDSSSGDLVEAFNLAKRFYELKVEKKISITVYIENSALGPAAIFPFLADSVYCSFFTSWGDVALGSESVLPKNILRNRVVSLVLPDNPHFQILQVLALGMSDPSIQIVDEAGWKLAEDARGDKSNLISSPGEALVVNQNQLQVLGLLQGILSPEAFKQKMGWKEVSSHTSDPSSMTISPLEISPQSFEESLKQHIQVNANGTNQVGLITIDDRTNGINQSTWIYVKNALDHYKKSRPSFIILELNTPGGEVFAAQKISDALKEMDTQFGIPVIAYINNWAISAGAMLAYSCRYITVVKDGSMGAAEPVMANESGQMQTASEKVNSALRADFANRARFFDRNPYIAEAMVDKDIILVLRHGKITKLDQENQIRTTGTDPDRVISPKGKLLTLNSNELIEFGVADLQLLPQKLPEVTYHEKEIGQWPASKMSLFQYPFFSSIPQATIDQYHMDWKTQLFVFLSNPVVSSALFLGLLMGAYMEFSTPGFGLPGSIALICLFLIILSSFALEIASWLELFLLLAGVGIVALDLFVLPTFGLIGIFGVILFLAGLFGLMLPGAGSMDFELDTGTFNAAGEAVMNRLAWLSGTLVVGIGLMILLARYVTPSFSGFNRFVLKGHEQEGYQAFSSELLPQPGKTGKAETTLRPAGKVIIDGKYYDAISSGSFIEKGSPIHVIGFDSGTLLVEEESKT from the coding sequence ATGGTTAAGTTCAAATCCCTTTTTTCATTTATCTTGATCTTTTCCGTATTTTCTTTATCTATTTTTGCTGATGAGGCCCAGACACCAACCTGGGTCTGGTTGAAAGGGCATTTGGATAAAGATGTTTTAGATCAAAGAAAAACTGCAATTGATCAAGCTGTTCAGGAAGGTAAGCGGCAATTTATCTTGCTTGTTGATTCTTCTTCTGGTGATTTGGTTGAAGCTTTTAATTTAGCCAAACGTTTTTACGAACTAAAAGTCGAAAAAAAGATTTCCATTACTGTTTATATAGAAAATAGTGCACTTGGACCCGCTGCCATATTTCCGTTCTTGGCTGATTCAGTCTATTGTTCTTTCTTTACATCTTGGGGAGATGTGGCTTTAGGATCGGAATCTGTACTTCCCAAAAATATCCTTAGAAATCGTGTTGTCAGTCTTGTGTTACCAGATAATCCCCATTTTCAGATTTTGCAAGTACTTGCTTTAGGGATGTCAGATCCATCCATCCAAATTGTGGACGAGGCAGGATGGAAGCTTGCGGAAGATGCCAGAGGGGATAAAAGCAATCTGATTTCTTCTCCCGGTGAAGCGTTGGTTGTCAACCAAAATCAATTGCAAGTTTTGGGATTATTGCAGGGGATTCTTTCTCCGGAAGCCTTTAAGCAAAAAATGGGATGGAAAGAAGTTTCCAGTCATACATCTGATCCAAGTTCTATGACAATCTCTCCTTTAGAGATCTCGCCTCAATCTTTTGAAGAAAGTCTTAAGCAGCATATTCAAGTTAATGCTAACGGAACGAATCAAGTGGGTTTGATTACGATTGATGACCGTACAAATGGGATTAATCAATCTACATGGATTTATGTGAAAAATGCTTTAGATCACTACAAAAAGAGTCGACCTAGCTTTATTATCTTGGAACTGAACACTCCTGGAGGAGAAGTTTTTGCGGCACAAAAGATTTCGGATGCTCTTAAAGAGATGGATACCCAGTTTGGGATTCCTGTTATCGCCTATATCAATAACTGGGCGATTTCAGCTGGAGCCATGTTAGCGTACTCGTGTAGATACATTACTGTGGTAAAAGATGGGAGCATGGGCGCTGCTGAACCCGTAATGGCTAACGAAAGTGGACAGATGCAGACAGCCTCAGAAAAAGTGAATTCTGCCTTGCGTGCAGACTTTGCTAATCGCGCCCGCTTTTTTGATCGAAACCCCTATATAGCAGAAGCGATGGTTGATAAAGACATTATCTTAGTTTTGCGACATGGAAAAATCACTAAACTGGATCAAGAAAATCAAATTCGAACCACGGGAACAGATCCAGATCGTGTCATTAGCCCTAAGGGAAAGCTCTTAACGCTCAATTCGAATGAATTAATTGAGTTTGGTGTTGCGGATTTGCAATTATTGCCACAAAAACTTCCAGAGGTGACGTACCATGAGAAAGAGATTGGACAATGGCCGGCTTCCAAAATGTCGCTTTTCCAATATCCGTTTTTTTCATCAATTCCTCAGGCCACAATTGATCAGTACCACATGGATTGGAAAACGCAACTCTTTGTTTTTTTAAGTAATCCAGTCGTCTCATCAGCCTTATTTTTAGGGTTGTTAATGGGCGCCTATATGGAGTTCAGTACTCCAGGCTTTGGTCTGCCGGGATCTATTGCGTTGATTTGCCTATTTTTAATCATTCTTTCAAGCTTTGCCTTGGAAATTGCGAGCTGGCTTGAATTGTTTCTCCTTTTAGCTGGCGTGGGAATTGTTGCTCTTGATTTATTTGTGCTTCCCACGTTTGGTTTAATTGGCATTTTTGGAGTTATTTTGTTTTTGGCGGGCCTATTTGGCTTAATGCTGCCCGGTGCAGGATCGATGGATTTTGAATTAGATACAGGAACCTTTAATGCAGCAGGCGAAGCTGTTATGAATCGACTGGCCTGGCTTTCCGGAACTCTTGTGGTTGGAATAGGGCTAATGATTCTTTTGGCTAGGTATGTGACACCCTCATTTTCTGGATTTAATCGATTTGTGCTGAAAGGGCATGAGCAAGAGGGATATCAAGCTTTCAGTTCCGAGCTTTTACCCCAGCCTGGTAAAACGGGAAAAGCAGAGACCACTTTAAGACCTGCTGGCAAGGTGATCATTGATGGGAAATATTACGATGCGATTTCTAGTGGTTCATTTATAGAAAAAGGAAGCCCGATTCATGTCATTGGTTTTGACAGTGGGACCCTTTTGGTAGAAGAAGAGAGTAAAACATGA
- a CDS encoding cytochrome c biogenesis protein yields the protein MKLQFVKYLLLFICMTTHIGATNINQFDFQELPVLYQGRFRPVKAYTILSQLDLFHKSPKEEMLWNLFVSGHSSFDKQSLFKIDSSAFKTALGLSSKTTLFNYEEINQALFQRAETNLAVMRHLIPKIYRDAQSNNKSTSIELTSLSQGLWVKQQGKNILVMSAPKQAPWQHLTEGLILNAGESIDPQIADEALDLFKRLDRYAKFGQERQSLAPIIQTLQNNHLTSQEITLFLEEKFPLLNRVLESGNEFQMLPLKTPKGTWVSLTALGLQVFDSETGLLKPIPNFTLYSDSIFKNIQEAYLTNDLQKLANGLGEGYSSIENTIYRKGSDKQLSYPSLQHLRAESFYYSFPLLEWTVFFYASSIFCFFLAYFLKNTRVTKIALGGTILGLICHTSLLALRCYILQRPPVSNMFETVLYVPWIAVLSSFFFYQFFRNYVMMVGSCLVAIPLLILLSTTRMNIGLENVQAVLDSQYWLIIHVLMIVGSYSFFLLCGILGHLSLYAYSFQFTNRDWAKKLEPLILNSMYVGTALLIPGTLLGGVWAAESWGRFWDWDPKESWAFISSCVYIFWIHLHRFNHIGGFGLAFGSIVGMQSIIFTWYGVNYILGTGLHSYGFGSGGNFYYFLFVVIDFCVLGAAALRYMQLKSRTLKSF from the coding sequence GTGAAACTTCAATTTGTTAAATATTTGTTACTTTTTATCTGCATGACAACTCATATTGGGGCCACGAATATTAACCAGTTTGATTTTCAAGAACTTCCGGTTTTATATCAGGGCCGCTTTCGTCCCGTAAAAGCTTATACAATTCTCTCACAGCTCGATCTATTTCACAAGAGCCCAAAAGAAGAAATGCTCTGGAATCTTTTCGTTTCTGGCCACTCAAGTTTCGATAAACAATCCCTCTTCAAAATAGATTCTTCTGCCTTCAAAACAGCACTTGGTCTTTCGTCTAAAACAACTCTATTTAACTACGAAGAAATCAATCAAGCCCTTTTTCAACGCGCAGAGACCAACTTAGCAGTTATGCGACATTTAATTCCCAAAATTTATCGTGATGCTCAAAGCAACAACAAATCTACCTCGATTGAATTGACCTCGCTTTCACAGGGATTATGGGTCAAGCAGCAAGGAAAAAATATCCTCGTGATGTCAGCACCCAAGCAAGCTCCTTGGCAACATCTGACAGAAGGATTGATCTTGAATGCTGGGGAATCTATCGATCCCCAAATTGCCGATGAGGCTTTAGACTTGTTTAAACGATTGGATCGATATGCTAAATTTGGACAAGAAAGACAATCTTTGGCACCTATCATCCAGACCTTGCAAAACAATCATCTAACCTCACAAGAAATCACCCTGTTCCTGGAGGAAAAATTCCCTTTATTAAATAGAGTGCTTGAGAGCGGAAACGAATTTCAAATGCTACCTTTAAAAACACCAAAAGGAACATGGGTATCTCTTACTGCATTAGGTTTGCAAGTATTTGATTCTGAAACAGGTCTTTTAAAACCGATTCCCAATTTTACACTTTACTCCGACTCGATATTTAAAAATATTCAAGAGGCTTATCTTACCAATGACCTTCAAAAATTAGCGAATGGCTTAGGTGAAGGCTACTCCAGCATCGAAAACACCATCTATCGCAAGGGCTCCGATAAACAGCTCTCTTACCCTTCCCTTCAACATTTGCGTGCCGAATCCTTTTATTATTCTTTTCCTCTGCTTGAATGGACCGTCTTTTTTTATGCAAGCTCTATTTTTTGTTTTTTCTTGGCGTATTTTTTAAAGAATACACGAGTGACAAAAATCGCCTTGGGAGGAACAATTTTGGGCTTGATTTGTCATACAAGCCTTCTAGCTTTACGCTGTTATATCTTACAAAGACCCCCTGTTTCGAATATGTTTGAAACGGTACTCTATGTCCCTTGGATCGCAGTCCTATCTAGTTTTTTCTTTTACCAATTCTTCCGCAACTATGTCATGATGGTTGGATCCTGCCTCGTCGCAATCCCTCTCCTTATTCTGCTTTCCACCACACGCATGAATATTGGGCTAGAAAATGTGCAAGCGGTTCTCGACTCCCAATACTGGCTTATTATTCATGTGCTCATGATTGTAGGTAGCTATAGTTTTTTCCTTCTTTGCGGCATTTTAGGGCATCTTTCGTTGTATGCCTACTCTTTTCAATTTACAAACAGAGATTGGGCTAAGAAATTGGAGCCTTTGATTCTAAACTCTATGTATGTCGGGACTGCTCTCTTAATTCCAGGAACTTTACTTGGGGGGGTATGGGCAGCTGAAAGCTGGGGCCGTTTTTGGGACTGGGACCCCAAAGAATCTTGGGCTTTTATCTCGAGCTGTGTTTATATTTTTTGGATTCATCTCCATCGTTTTAATCATATCGGCGGATTCGGTCTTGCCTTTGGCTCAATAGTGGGCATGCAATCGATTATTTTTACCTGGTATGGAGTGAATTACATACTTGGAACAGGACTTCACAGCTATGGTTTTGGATCGGGAGGAAATTTCTATTACTTCTTATTTGTTGTGATCGATTTTTGCGTGCTAGGAGCTGCAGCATTGAGATACATGCAGCTTAAATCGCGCACACTTAAATCATTTTGA
- a CDS encoding SycD/LcrH family type III secretion system chaperone — translation MDRMEEFQIPKDVIKKLKNVDLIRQEMSEGKNLKDIIGYTDETMEKFYGAAYRLFQAKEYEKASDAFLFLTTLDPQVHNYWLGLGMSEQLKKEYEGALVAYGMAVMTEMSNPVPHYHSASCYLAVGDDENAKASLLLAIEYAGEQEHFFKIKQQAESALTQLSK, via the coding sequence ATGGATCGAATGGAAGAATTTCAAATCCCGAAAGATGTGATCAAAAAATTGAAAAATGTGGATCTCATACGCCAAGAAATGTCTGAGGGGAAAAATTTAAAAGACATTATCGGTTATACGGATGAAACCATGGAAAAATTCTATGGTGCAGCATACCGTCTTTTTCAGGCAAAAGAATATGAAAAAGCATCTGATGCTTTTTTATTTTTAACAACGTTAGATCCCCAAGTCCATAATTATTGGTTGGGATTGGGCATGTCTGAGCAGTTAAAAAAGGAGTATGAAGGAGCCTTAGTGGCTTATGGGATGGCTGTAATGACTGAAATGAGTAATCCCGTGCCTCATTACCATTCTGCTTCTTGCTACTTGGCAGTAGGAGATGATGAAAATGCCAAAGCATCCCTCTTACTTGCCATTGAATATGCTGGAGAACAGGAGCATTTTTTCAAAATTAAGCAACAAGCCGAAAGTGCGCTTACTCAGCTTTCAAAATGA
- the recF gene encoding DNA replication/repair protein RecF (All proteins in this family for which functions are known are DNA-binding proteins that assist the filamentation of RecA onto DNA for the initiation of recombination or recombinational repair.): MFLHTLHLHQFRSYREAKFTFSPSINLICGPNAIGKTTILEAIHFLMTGRSFRTSQINDLIQKGTSYFSIEASFIKQGIEQKLKIFYNGKERKIVLNQTPYYSFTHLLGMFYGVCMSPDDSALIKGAPLMRRSFLDLQLAQSDPLYVHKLTRFTRAMRQRNYLLKGKNLATIESWEYEMAHAASYLTFKREVLAAQLHQNGQQIYEQLSAGREKLGVVYKTTAPRSASEEILKNYYLGQFQKLRKRESELGCTLIGPHKDDLNLCLDDKEARYFASEGQQRSFVAALKLAEWSSLKAVTEENPLMLIDDAGMSWDAFRKAKLLKYIEGLHQVFLTTTQDLPDDEAPASLKRIIRLA, translated from the coding sequence ATGTTTTTACATACACTCCATTTGCATCAGTTTCGCTCTTATCGAGAAGCTAAGTTTACATTCTCTCCATCCATAAATCTGATTTGCGGACCTAATGCAATTGGAAAGACGACCATTTTAGAGGCCATTCATTTTCTAATGACTGGCCGTTCTTTTAGAACCTCACAAATCAATGATTTGATCCAAAAAGGAACCTCTTATTTTTCCATCGAAGCCAGTTTTATCAAGCAGGGAATAGAGCAAAAGCTAAAGATTTTCTACAATGGGAAAGAACGAAAGATCGTTCTAAATCAAACACCCTATTATTCTTTTACTCATTTATTAGGAATGTTTTATGGTGTTTGCATGAGTCCTGATGATTCTGCCCTTATTAAAGGGGCGCCTTTAATGCGACGCTCTTTTTTGGATTTGCAACTTGCTCAGAGTGATCCCTTATATGTACATAAATTAACCCGTTTTACTCGCGCCATGCGCCAGCGTAACTACCTGTTAAAAGGGAAGAATTTAGCCACCATTGAAAGTTGGGAATATGAAATGGCGCATGCTGCCTCTTACCTTACTTTTAAACGCGAAGTCCTTGCAGCTCAATTGCATCAAAATGGTCAGCAAATCTACGAGCAATTAAGTGCTGGTCGGGAGAAGTTAGGTGTTGTCTACAAAACAACAGCTCCGCGAAGTGCTTCTGAGGAAATTTTAAAAAATTATTATTTAGGACAATTCCAAAAACTTCGCAAAAGAGAAAGTGAATTGGGCTGTACTTTAATTGGTCCACACAAAGATGATCTCAATTTATGTTTAGATGATAAAGAAGCGCGCTATTTTGCGAGTGAGGGACAGCAGCGGAGTTTTGTTGCGGCTTTGAAATTAGCAGAATGGAGTTCTCTTAAAGCTGTTACAGAGGAAAATCCTTTAATGCTAATTGACGATGCCGGAATGAGTTGGGATGCATTTCGCAAAGCAAAGTTGTTAAAATACATTGAGGGATTGCATCAAGTTTTTTTAACCACGACACAAGATTTGCCAGATGACGAAGCCCCGGCATCCCTCAAACGTATTATTCGCTTAGCTTAG
- the dnaN gene encoding DNA polymerase III subunit beta — protein sequence MKFVISTQELNFLINKCLNIVSQKATIPILSNFLMEAKNGELILTATDLTVGIRCHTEAKILEEGATALPAKRFAQLIRELTAVNVEIATNDNETTQVSADSSRFKLHGMNKSEFPSLPQMDGAVQFKIPEGDLKDMLFRTAFAVSRDDNRFALTGVFMQIMEGKAIFAGTDGKRLSRTHLSLGLDVAFNGNYIIPIKAVEEILKNLSDNGEATVYLMHDKIAIEASNTMLVTKLLSGDYPDVSRVIPNQLETVLSLHREELITLLRQVSLFTADTSHSVRFTFNEGELRLAANTMEIGEGKVSMPVNYTGPRLEIAFNPIYFLDILRHSKGETVTMGLTDPFNPGVITDKEGVSQINSSVSPLFVLMPMRLNEDA from the coding sequence ATGAAGTTTGTGATTTCTACGCAGGAACTGAATTTTTTGATCAATAAATGTCTAAACATCGTTTCACAAAAAGCGACTATTCCCATTCTTTCCAACTTTCTGATGGAAGCAAAAAATGGGGAATTGATTTTAACAGCTACAGACTTAACCGTCGGTATTCGTTGCCATACTGAAGCGAAAATCCTTGAAGAAGGGGCAACGGCATTACCTGCAAAGCGATTTGCGCAATTGATTCGAGAGCTTACAGCTGTAAACGTTGAAATTGCAACGAATGATAATGAAACGACTCAAGTGAGTGCGGACAGCTCTCGTTTTAAACTGCATGGAATGAATAAAAGTGAGTTCCCGTCTCTTCCACAAATGGATGGAGCTGTGCAGTTTAAGATCCCAGAGGGGGATTTAAAAGACATGCTTTTCCGCACAGCTTTTGCAGTCTCTCGAGATGATAATCGCTTTGCTTTAACGGGTGTGTTTATGCAAATTATGGAAGGAAAGGCTATATTTGCTGGAACAGATGGAAAACGTTTGTCTCGAACCCATCTTTCTTTGGGTTTGGATGTGGCATTTAATGGAAATTATATTATCCCCATAAAAGCTGTGGAAGAAATCTTAAAAAATCTTTCTGATAATGGGGAAGCCACCGTTTATTTGATGCATGATAAAATTGCGATAGAAGCTTCTAATACCATGTTGGTTACAAAGTTGCTTTCGGGAGATTATCCAGATGTCAGTCGTGTGATTCCTAATCAATTAGAAACCGTTCTAAGCCTTCACCGCGAAGAGCTGATCACCCTTCTTCGCCAAGTCTCCCTGTTCACGGCCGATACGTCCCATTCCGTGCGATTTACTTTTAACGAAGGAGAGCTTCGCTTAGCTGCCAATACCATGGAAATTGGAGAGGGCAAAGTCAGCATGCCGGTGAATTATACAGGGCCTCGTTTAGAAATAGCCTTTAATCCGATTTATTTCTTAGATATTTTGCGACATAGCAAGGGAGAAACTGTGACGATGGGATTAACAGATCCTTTCAATCCAGGTGTAATCACGGATAAAGAAGGCGTTTCGCAAATTAACTCATCAGTGAGTCCTTTGTTTGTTTTGATGCCGATGCGTTTAAATGAAGATGCATAA
- the smpB gene encoding SsrA-binding protein SmpB: MSDQKQDLVSNRRATFNYEILQTFETGIVLLGTEIKSLRDNGGSLQEAYVKIFDNEIWLIGCNIAPYRYGNVHNHEERRQRKLLMHKREILRLKEATHEKGLTLIPLAFFLKNGRVKVRIATAKGKKNVDKRDSIREKEDTRKIQRALKNAT, from the coding sequence ATGAGTGACCAAAAGCAAGACCTCGTTTCCAATCGTCGCGCCACATTTAATTACGAAATTTTACAAACTTTTGAAACAGGCATCGTCCTTTTGGGGACCGAAATCAAATCATTACGCGATAACGGAGGAAGCCTTCAAGAAGCGTATGTCAAAATTTTCGATAATGAAATCTGGCTCATCGGATGCAACATCGCCCCTTACCGCTATGGGAACGTGCATAATCACGAAGAAAGGCGCCAACGCAAACTATTGATGCATAAGCGCGAAATCTTACGTTTAAAAGAAGCGACACATGAGAAAGGACTAACTCTTATCCCTCTCGCTTTTTTTCTAAAAAATGGAAGAGTTAAAGTACGCATTGCCACTGCCAAAGGAAAGAAGAACGTTGACAAGCGCGATTCGATTCGGGAAAAAGAAGATACGCGCAAAATCCAAAGAGCTCTTAAAAACGCCACTTAA
- a CDS encoding 23S rRNA (pseudouridine(1915)-N(3))-methyltransferase RlmH → MTSAIRFGKKKIRAKSKELLKTPLNSPMFKIKILSVGKTKETWLHAAIEEYQKRLQGVAEIEWVWAKDDSQLVALVSREPLVICLDPNGKVFSSEQFSTFLMRKLEEGGSRLAFVIGGADGLPASLKQNKEAISLSLLTFTHQITRLVLIEQIYRALEIAKGSRYHK, encoded by the coding sequence TTGACAAGCGCGATTCGATTCGGGAAAAAGAAGATACGCGCAAAATCCAAAGAGCTCTTAAAAACGCCACTTAATAGTCCCATGTTCAAAATCAAAATTTTATCTGTTGGCAAAACAAAAGAAACATGGCTGCACGCCGCAATTGAAGAATACCAAAAAAGATTGCAAGGTGTAGCTGAAATTGAATGGGTGTGGGCTAAAGATGACTCGCAGCTCGTTGCACTCGTTAGCCGAGAGCCTCTTGTCATTTGCCTAGATCCAAATGGAAAGGTTTTCTCTAGTGAGCAATTCTCTACATTTCTCATGCGTAAGCTGGAGGAAGGAGGAAGCCGCTTAGCTTTTGTCATTGGAGGAGCTGATGGACTCCCCGCTTCCCTTAAACAAAATAAAGAGGCCATTAGCCTCTCTCTTTTAACTTTTACACATCAAATTACGCGTCTTGTTTTGATTGAGCAAATTTATCGAGCCCTTGAAATAGCCAAGGGCTCTCGCTATCATAAGTAA
- a CDS encoding PIN/TRAM domain-containing protein translates to MMSISHVCIRAFFMALSVLIALVYVTTHPLNSSPLVNTSIGILGGLAASFILIGLEIALKRFGIIEFALALAGVVLGNFMGESLWTILHPLLSHYMTADTAILLKASLLLISIYFSISTLFHTASKFQLQSLWKKKEESISYTSNILIDSSALMDPRIIDLAASGILDNHLIIPSFILRDLQQLADQIDEQSKAKGRTALEIIKKLETIPHLNLRHSEMDFSDIDTRTKLNQLATTLSAKILTADMNRTQQSPDETPIINMHFLSNALKPMTQTGECLTIKIQRYGKEPRQGVGYLKDGTMVVVNGGAEFIGEEIKAYVLSVKHTASGRMIFCNASDDQLATPDLPMHNLADLEIKPKNYFTV, encoded by the coding sequence ATGATGAGCATTTCTCACGTATGTATCCGCGCATTTTTTATGGCACTCTCTGTTCTTATTGCCCTAGTTTATGTCACAACCCACCCCCTTAATTCTTCACCACTCGTCAATACATCCATAGGAATTCTAGGAGGCCTTGCAGCTAGCTTCATTTTAATTGGACTTGAAATAGCTTTAAAACGTTTTGGCATCATTGAATTTGCCCTTGCTCTGGCGGGTGTTGTACTCGGAAATTTCATGGGTGAATCCCTGTGGACAATTCTCCATCCATTGCTTTCTCATTACATGACTGCAGACACAGCCATACTACTTAAAGCCAGCCTCCTTCTAATTTCAATTTATTTTAGCATAAGCACCCTTTTTCATACGGCTTCCAAATTCCAACTACAGTCCTTATGGAAAAAGAAAGAAGAAAGCATCAGCTACACATCTAACATCTTAATTGATTCTTCCGCCCTCATGGACCCAAGAATCATCGACCTAGCCGCATCCGGTATTTTAGATAACCATCTGATCATCCCTTCTTTTATTTTGCGCGACCTACAACAGCTTGCCGATCAAATCGATGAACAAAGCAAAGCAAAAGGACGCACGGCTCTGGAAATCATCAAAAAATTAGAGACTATCCCCCATTTGAATCTCCGTCATTCCGAGATGGATTTTTCTGATATTGATACACGTACAAAATTAAATCAGCTTGCAACAACACTTTCAGCCAAAATTTTAACTGCTGATATGAATCGTACACAGCAGTCCCCCGATGAGACACCCATCATTAATATGCATTTCCTTTCTAATGCTTTGAAGCCTATGACACAAACAGGCGAATGCCTCACAATCAAAATTCAAAGATACGGAAAAGAACCCCGCCAAGGAGTTGGGTATCTAAAGGATGGCACAATGGTGGTGGTTAATGGAGGGGCAGAATTTATTGGGGAAGAGATTAAAGCCTACGTTTTATCAGTTAAGCACACGGCATCTGGCCGCATGATCTTTTGCAACGCATCTGACGATCAACTGGCAACACCAGATCTTCCGATGCACAATCTTGCAGACCTTGAAATTAAGCCTAAAAACTACTTTACTGTGTAA